From a single Pseudorasbora parva isolate DD20220531a chromosome 15, ASM2467924v1, whole genome shotgun sequence genomic region:
- the LOC137041805 gene encoding streptococcal hemagglutinin-like, whose product MLRELRDLQVLEEQIMEEQVKLDTLRCTETLAHVERRMFRSQLEEEKREVEKIERSLSREMEKASTARKRPSKGRRVVNCSVMERNLLKDLDGELRSCSLDSAHYTDVENTASRFIPNAEKCSSLVPEDASLSDSSLSPEPLSSTSRSVLSEIGIGGPAADSESLQEDLSCHDKEPFGLSRLSSPDQELEAMDSTDGPNTCPEHPEASSCSEAGDYVAPDTSGPSSTQKSRMVGDAFDPGGVSTALRRAFSPDDQHGSSERRPSASEPLNACTQSTSPGLLMQNNNNNTTVVLKEQMSSSVASPETRQTSGSTASPETHQTSGSVASLETRQTSGSAVSPETRQTSGSAASPETHQTSGSAASPETRQTSGSTASPETHQTSGSVASLETRQTSGSAVSPETMQTSGSAASPETQQTSGSAASPETRQTSGSAASPETHQTSGSAASLETHQTSGSAASLETHQTSGSAASLETHQTSGSAASLETHQTSGSAASLETHQTSGSAASLETHQTSISAASPKTHQTSGFAASPETHQTSASVASPETHQTSGSAASPETHQTSGSVAFLETRQTSGSAAYCSAASPETHQTYGSAASPETHQTSGSAAFLETRDPSDLRLCGLPRDSADLRL is encoded by the exons ATGCTCCGGGAGCTTAGAGATCTTCAGGTTCTTGAGGAGCAGATCATGGAGGAGCAGGTGAAGCTTGACACACTGCGCTGCACAGAGACGCTGGCTCATGTGGAGAGGAGGATGTTCCGTTCGCAGCTGGAGGAGGAGAAACGGGAGGTGGAGAAGATTGAGAGAAGCCTGAGCAGAGAGATGGAGAAAGCAAGCACGGCAAGGAAGAGGCCAAGCAAAGGCCGTAGAGTGGTCAACTGTTCGGTCATGGAGAGGAACTTGCTAAAAGATCTGGATGGAGAGTTGAGGAGCTGTAGTCTTGACTCTGCTCACTATACAGATGTGGAGAACACTGCTTCTCGTTTTATTCCAAATGCAGAGAAGTGCAGCAGTTTAGTGCCTGAGGATGCCAGTCTCTCAGACTCGAGTTTGAGTCCTGAGCCTTTGAGTTCAACGAGCCGGTCAGTTCTGAGTGAGATTGGGATAGGAGGTCCTGCAGCGGACTCTGAATCCCTCCAGGAGGACCTGTCTTGTCATGATAAGGAGCCTTTTGGATTGAGCAGATTGTCTTCTCCTGATCAGGAACTGGAAGCCATGGACTCCACTGACGGCCCAAACACCTGTCCTGAGCATCCTGAGGCGTCGTCATGTTCAGAAGCTGGGGATTATGTTGCACCGGACACCAGTGGTCCGTCCTCCACCCAAAAGAGCCGCATGGTGGGGGATGCCTTTGATCCCGGAGGCGTCTCAACCGCACTGCGAAGGGCCTTTTCTCCTGACGACCAGCATGGCTCTTCAGAGCGGCGACCATCAGCCTCTGAACCGCTCAACGCCTGCACACAGAGCACATCTCCAGGTCTGCTCATgcagaacaacaacaacaacaccacAGTGGTGCTCAAGGAACAGATGTCGAGCTCCGTGGCCTCCCCAGAGACTCGGCAGACCTCCGGCTCCACGGCCTCCcctgagactcatcagacctcCGGCTCCGTGGCCTCCCTAGAGACTCGGCAGACTTCCGGCTCCGCGGTCTCCCCAGAGACTCGGCAGACCTCCGGCTCCGCGGCCTCCCCAGAGACTCATCAGACCTCTGGCTCCGCGGCCTCCCCAGAGACTCGGCAGACCTCCGGCTCCACGGCCTCCcctgagactcatcagacctcCGGCTCCGTGGCCTCCCTAGAGACTCGGCAGACCTCCGGCTCTGCGGTCTCCCCAGAGACTATGCAGACCTCCGGCTCCGCGGCCTCCCCAGAGACTCAGCAGACCTCTGGCTCCGCGGCCTCCCCAGAGACTCGGCAGACCTCCGGCTCCGCGGCCTCCCCAGAGACTCATCAGACCTCCGGCTCCGCGGCCTCCCTAGAGACCCATCAGACCTCCGGCTCCGCGGCCTCCCTAGAGACCCATCAGACCTCCGGCTCAGCGGCCTCCCTAGAGACCCATCAGACCTCCGGCTCCGCGGCCTCCCTAGAGACTCATCAGACCTCCGGCTCCGCGGCCTCCCTAGAGACCCATCAGACCTCCGGCTCCGCGGCCTCCCTAGAGACCCATCAGACCTCCATCTCCGCGGCCTCCCCAAAGACTCATCAGACCTCTGGCTTCGCGGCCTCCCCAGAGACTCATCAGACCTCCGCCTCTGTGGCCTCCCCAGAGACTCATCAGACCTCTGGCTCCGCGGCCTCCCCAGAGACTCATCAGACCTCCGGCTCCGTGGCCTTCCTAGAGACTCGGCAGACCTCCGGCTCTGCGGCCTACTGCTCCGCGGCCTCCCCAGAGACCCATCAGACCTACGGCTCTGCGGCCTCCCCAGAGACCCATCAGACCTCCGGCTCCGCAGCCTTCCTAGAGACTCG AGACCCATCAGACCTCCGGCTCTGCGGCCTCCCAAGAGACTCGGCAGACCTCCGGCTCTGA